In Raphanus sativus cultivar WK10039 unplaced genomic scaffold, ASM80110v3 Scaffold0595, whole genome shotgun sequence, the sequence aggggtagatcaaCCAAAGCTTCCAGCTCCTCTCGAGGAAGCGAAAAGAatcaaggaggatccttcctcaGCACTGTGAAGGACGCCCTTGATgatggaggctctgctcctgttAAAGATGCCAGTCGCTCCGAGCCCAGGGTTCAGGAAGTTGTCCCTCACTCCGAGGTCCCGGAGACggaagctgatcctcaaatggTGAAGGATACTCACGAGtttgagcctccgaggagcaagaggtccaggaccgaccaggttgacagaccttccaggtcttcctcctcttcctctagaggaggaaccgtcGGCTGGAACTTCGCTCACTCGAAGCCTGGATCAGTCTTGGATGactcgtggggtttggctacgcTGATGAGGCACATGAAGAGAACCGGGTGCGCCCTCCCCTCGATCGCCAATCTCACGAATAAAGAGGAGTACGTTGAGATTGCCCATTACATGGGTCATGtatggtttttattttaatcttttagctTGATCTTCTTCGGAAGATGTTTATTAAGTTATCGTTTTCGTTTTTTGTAGCTGGCTGGAGCTGTTAACAGAGCTCAATTGAAATTCGAGGATGCTATGCACAATGCCCCCAATGCTGAAGAGTTAGCTCAGGTTACTGAGCTAGTTAAAGCTACCAAGACGGAGCTTGACCAGGCTCGGGTTCAGGTCTCTGAACTTCAAGCTGAGGtcaagagacttggctccaaggCCGACCTTCAGCAAGGGAAGATTGAGAGTCAAGCGATGGATATCCAGGTGAAGGGTAGGAAGATCGCTGAGTTGGAgtctgctcggaagatagctgAGTACCAGGTCAAGGAGCTGATTACTTCGTCTCAAGACAACCAGaggaacaaggaagctgaggtcaagcTAGCCGTTAGGAGAGGAAAGAGGAGGTAGCTGACGCTTACAACAAGGTCTTGGTTTccgtcaaggagaagttctccaagaagaaggatgaagtcgaTCTTCTGATTTACGCTCAAGAGCTTCAGGCTAATACCGAGCTCCTGAAGGATATGCTGAACAATGAGATCAAGAGTGCTGAAGATGAGTACAATCGCTTGGTGGCTATGATGCCGGAGGCGGCTGCTGTGTACGAAAAGGCGCAAGTCTCAGACTTCTCGAtcagcaagctccctcttcctcaactctctgagagctcaggtacttttgagatcaatatgtttaatctctccttttctggagagtacGGTTCTAACTTAGgcttggtgggttcttactcagccccagttgAAGCCACCCCGGGAGATGACGACAAGGAAATGGAGGAAGAAGTTCCTGACAAGGAAGATGAACCAGTCGataagggagctgagaagagctcaggtgataaggaagtttaagagctgaggctctttcgtGTGCTTTTAGGATttctgcccaatgggctttTATTTCGTTTGcttctaagacttatagcccgaggaggcttttaaacctttgtttgcATTAGGATCTTTTGAACCTTTgttagcctgaggaggcttttaaacctttaagTCCcggttttatttgatttttgttctaAGTCATTAGACTATTTTATTCTAAGTCACTTGACTCATCTTAATCATTCTTCGGGTTTATTAAGTAATAATTCCGATGTAACATGTATTGTGGTCGTTAGGCATGAAGTCTAATGACTTTCCATAATTAGGTCTCGGATCTTAACAACAGGTCTCGAGGACTTTGATTGTATCTGATTCTGAGGCTCTTAAGAGGAATTCCTGATATATCGAGATTAGCtcaaggtttttaggaacctgaatTTGGTTTGAGATTTTCTTTTGAGAgtggttcatgggaacctgaattcgtgtTAGGAGATTTTGAGACCTTCTGAAATTTGCTTaaggttttaagaccttggagggggttcatgggaatctgaattcgtttgtgggattttaagacccattgaagttttcttaggattttaagaccttttgaggtTTGATAAAGATT encodes:
- the LOC130502586 gene encoding uncharacterized protein LOC130502586, with amino-acid sequence MSQKEGSGEIQISASGARIMKVKQEAGEKMKKDAKKKKAKDSIGARVSKRMKKKDGKSASSGPHSPSLLKSQDVVNLVVQAHGKKDLARACTDDETPETVPEGWFCIHEKYISKCHLRFPLPTLLLDLLDHYQLALSQLCPSVIRVVNGFITRAKEEGVIVGLTELMSLFLIKESSTKDGGSGTYYLPVVQEIKDPVKLSGKLTRALCRKLQHSPNTWGAYTTTRIGSARFPDRYKASFPDSVTVAGLEVSEGESVFSVSSGASTSERTQSHKMPIQPSFRSRGRSTKASSSSRGSEKNQGGSFLSTVKDALDDGGSAPVKDASRSEPRVQEVVPHSEVPETEADPQMVKDTHEFEPPRSKRGGTVGWNFAHSKPGSVLDDSWGLATLMRHMKRTGCALPSIANLTNKEEYVEIAHYMGHLAGAVNRAQLKFEDAMHNAPNAEELAQVTELVKATKTELDQARVQVSELQAEVKRLGSKADLQQGKIESQAMDIQVKGRKIAELESARKIAEYQVKELITSSQDNQRNKEAEEKFSKKKDEVDLLIYAQELQANTELLKDMLNNEIKSAEDEYNRLVAMMPEAAAVYEKAQAWWVLTQPQLKPPREMTTRKWRKKFLTRKMNQSIRELRRAQVSRTLIVSDSEALKRNS